The following is a genomic window from Geobacillus subterraneus.
TCACAGTTTTTCCGGAATCGCGGCAACATGTGGTGAAGGCGATGGAACGGTTATATGAAGGGGTTGATCCGCAAGAGGCGCTCAATCAAGCAGTGGAAGAAACGAATCAAGCATTGCAACGGGAGAACTGATTGAAGTGCCGTATTGAGGATGCAAGCAAGGCCACACGGGTTGATCCCGTGTGGCTTTTTCGTAAATCAGCGGGAGATCCGCATCCTCCTGTCGCCAAAAGGCCGGCCAATGCCTGCAGCCGCTTGAAGTGCCTGTGCTGAAACAGCTTATGCTAGCCCATGGCATTGATCCGGCCCGCAAAGCGCGGAGATGGCGTGCGAAAGAACGGATCGTCCGGTTTATCGCCGAGTCGGTGGCAAAACAAATGGAAAAGGGAGACGTTTTCCTGGAGCAATAACGTTGTGCCTGCTAGTTCGCCGTTTTCAGCAAGTGAATCTCCTCTTCCGTACGGGCGATGCGGCTAATTTGATAGTCGAGCCGCTGATGAATGAGCGAGATGTCTTCTTTTGTCGCCATTTGTGTGCGAATATCGACGATCTCTCCGTGAATGGCGGCGGTGTCATGGCGCATGGCATCTTGAATGCTTCTCTGTTCAAGCTGGTTGTCGCGGACGGCCTTGACCATTTCCGTATTTTCTTTCACTTGTTCTTTCAGCCAATGAAGTTCTTCTTCTTGCTTGTCCATTCGTTTCTCAAGCTTGTCTACTTTTTGTTTTACTGCCTGTACTTCTTGCTTCATAGTGTCCATATCTTGCTTCATGGTTTCCATATCTTGCTTCATGGTTTCCATGTCTTGCTTCATGGTTTCCATGTCTTGCTTCATGGTTTCTATATCTTGCTTCATCGTCTGCATGTCTTGCTTGATCGCAGCCATATCGTTCGCTAGGTTTTGCACCAGTTCCGTCAATTGGTGAAGAAGCTGTTCCTGCATGGGAGCACCTCCCTTCGATCACATCATTCGGGGCATTTCCGGAGCAGAAAGGCAGAGGAGTATAACGTGCGAGGGCGGGGAGGAAATGCCTGCATGTTCATTATACCATAGACAAGGCGGGCCATCATCCATAAATGGCTCAACAATTAATCGAGAAAAAGAATGACAAAAGAAGGAAGAGAAGGGAAGTGTGTCGAAAAACTATAAAGCGGATCGGTTTGCGGTTCAGATGACCGCGGGAAGGCTACCGAAGACGTTTTTGAGGAGAGGGGAGAGCAGATACATCATGATCGTTGGGCTACGCCCTTCACCCCTTTGAAGTGGGAGACTTCTTTCGGAATTATGTTAAAAAACGGCTGATCGATAGGGGAAGGGAGAATGAACTTGGTTGTTAGGAGAAGAAACGCAGCACTTGCATTTCTTTTGTCATTATTTTTATTTTCATGCAGCAACGTACCTGAACGCGGCGCCCAAGAAGTGTTAGCGGCGCGGAACGGGGCGGTGAAGACGGCGGCTATGCATCCGCCGCTGCCCGGTCCGGCTGACAAAGCGGCGGTAGCGCTCGCCTCAGCGAAACGAGCGGCGCCGAACGAAGTGCGCATCACGGTAAGCGCAGCGGGCGATGTGACGCTTGGACGCGACGAAAATTACGGCTATGCGTATTCGTTTGACGATGAAGCGAAGCGGCATGGCTTGCGCTACTTTACGAAGTATATTGAGCCGATCTTCAAAAACGATGATTTTACGACCGTCAATTTGGAAACGACGCTGACGACAGCAACGCGTAAGGCAAGCAAAACGTTTCGTTTCCGCGGCCACCCGAGTTATGCGAAAATTTTAACATACGGGGGCATTGATGCCGTGAACTTGGCAAATAATCATACATACGATTATTTGCAAAAAGGGTATGAAGATACGATCGCTAATCTCAAAAAAGAAAAGGTCGGTTATTTCGGCCGAACGCTCCGGCTGATGAAAACTGTCAAAGGCATTCAAATTGGAGCGCTCGGCTATGAAGGCTGGAGCAATACAAGCACATTGCGCAAACAAATTGCTGGTGACATTCGCGCCTTGCGGAACCAAGGAGCCGATCTCGTCCTCGTTCATTTTCACTGGGGGGTCGAACGAAGCTATGTGCCAAACAGCACCCAAAAGGCGCTCGGCCGCTTTGCCATTGACAGCGGCGCCGATTTGGTCGTCGGCCACCATCCGCACGTCGTTCAGGGGATTGAAGAGTATAAAGGCAAATTCATCGTTTACAGCCTTGGCAATTTTCTGTTTGGCGGAAACAAAAACCCGAGCGACAAAGATACGTTTGTCTTCCAGCAGACATTTTCTTTCCAAAACGGCAAGCGCACGGCAAAGAAAGAAATTCGCGTCATCCCGTTCCGTATCTCGTCAGTGACGATACGAAACAACTACCAGCCGATGCCGCTTACGGGAAAAGAAGCGAACCGCGTGAAAGGGAAAATTATTTCATTGTCGGCGAAAATGAAAAAGCCGACATGGACGGCATACGAAGTGAAGTAAAAAGGATGGCCTCTGTTTCGGCCATCCTTTCGCTTTTCACAAGATTAAGAGCGCTCATTGACTAAGTTGGCGATGAGCACGTACCGCTGTGGGGCAGAACCGATGTAGCGGAACGGGTAGCACGTTGAAACAGTGAGCGTCGCTTTCGGTTTAGGAACGATGACCGTTCGGTCATCGGCGTCAACGATGCGCACTTTGCGCACGTTATAGGTGAACGTACCGGCAGACGTGCGGACGATGAGGATATCGCCTTGGCCGACTTCGCCGAGCCGGCGGAAGACTGTATCGCGATGGCCGGCGAGGACACAGTTGTCCGCTTCGCCCGGCAGGACGCTCCCGGCGTAATGGCCGACCCCTTTTTCCAGCTCGTCCTCATCTGTGCCGTGGTAAATCGGCAAGCTGGCGTTGAGCTTCGGGATGATGAGTTCACCGATTTGTTCACCTGTTTTCGGTCGGTCCGGGTAGAGCGGAGCAGGGGCCTTAACAGGTATAGCGCCTATTTGCTGTTCCGTTTTCGCTGGCAGCGGTTTGACTGCTTCAAGGCTGTTTTTCCACTTGACCCCGTAGACGCTGACTAAGGCGACCCCGGCTGTTATCAAGCCTGCTCCGAAGAGGCGCACCATCCGTCGACGGTTCATTTAGTTCGCCTCGGTTTCTCGACGGAAGCGGGCAAGAAATGCGCCGGCAGCGATTAAGGCCAAGCCAAACAGCATGTGCGTCGCATATGGGGAGGCCGTTTTCGGCAGTTTCGCCCCGGCTTCGGTTCGCTTCAACGGCTTCGGCGGTGCCGGCTTCACCACTTTTTCGATTTTCGCCGCTTGTCCTGCGTCTTGCAGGTCTTCACCGATTTCATCGAAAATGTCGGAGGCAAACATTTCTTCATTCATGACAACATCAGCAAGCAGTCCGCCTTCTGTGCTGTAAATTTCAACAAGCAAATCATAGCCATTCGCCGATTCCATCGCTAGCAGCGCCGATAAGCTCAGCGGCTTTTTCTCACCGTCTTTTGTCAAATAAAACTTCGCTTCCAATTGAAAGGCAGCGAGGAGGTCATTCCATACATCAGCGATTTCGGCAATTTGCGCCGGCGAGAGTTCCGTGATGCTCGCAAAGTCGTACGCGCCGATCGCCTCGAGTCGTCTCCCTATTCCTTCCATTTTCTCGGCAAATTGCGGGTCTTCCATATTGAGCGACTCAAAATGGCTGTATAACTTCTCTAATTCCGCTTCTGTCAAGCCAAGTTCGTCCAAATCAGGAAGCAAGTAATCGACGACTGCTTCCGAGAGCTCCTCGATGGTCGTATAGTGATCAAGCGAATCGTCGTTTCTGGCTAACAGTTTTTCGAGTTGCGGCTTCGTCATGCCGATCTCTTGCAAAAATTCGTTTAATGTCTCATCGGTGAGCGGAGTTAAGCTTTCATAATAGTCGACCATATCACTTAACTCGCCGATGGAGCCGTAATCATTCACCGATTCACCGTGTCGGCTGAGCAAAGCCATAAGCTCCTCTTTTGTCATTCCGCGCTCGTTTAGAAAGTCAGCCAGCGTTTCGTCCGTAATCGGGATCGAGTAGTCTTTGAAAAACTCGATATACTCTTTTAAATCATCAGAAAATATAAATGCATCCGTAATCGCGTCATCAGCCTCAATTTCTCCGTTGTCAATGAGCATTTGCCGGAGTTGCTCCTCGGTTAACCCATATTTTGCGAGCAGCTGCGCCAAGTTTTCTTCTGTCAGCGGTTCGCCAAGTTCACTGCGAAGTTCGTCGACGCCGTCAAAATCGTCGAGCGTATCCCCCTCATAGTCTAAGTAATTTTCCAGCTCTTCGACGGTAAGATTGACTTCGTCTAAATATTGGGCTAAAGCCGGGTCGTTGCGCTCAATGGCGAATGCTGAGGCCGGCCATGAAGCTGCGGCCACAGAGGCTGCCAGAGCGAAAGGAAGAACTTTTTTCATTAAGATGCCCCCTGCTGTGTAAATGTATACGAAACTAAGTATAGGTGCAAGACAAGGGGATGGAAATAGTCAAATATATGGAAAGTTTGCAAGTCCGGAGAAAAGGGAAGGAATGGTCGGGCTCCATCAAAGAGGGGATGAAAGCCATTGGGGAGGGAAGATGCTTGTAGGATGCCCGTTTTGCCTTTCTAGTGATGAAATTCAACATATTTCGAATTATTGTGATACAGCTTTTTAACCAAGCCGGACCGCCCGTGTCCGTTAACGTTTTCCACGTATGACTTTCCGTCAGCAACGTATGCTAACCGTTGAACAGAAGCCGTTAGGCAAAGGAGGTGTACGTGCGATGGATCGCTTATTCCGCCTGTTCGCCGTTCGGCGCGGCCGTGGTCTATGGAATCAATGGCGAATGCTCCCCGGACGGCGGCGAAACAATAACGCGATATGGGCCCTCGTCAGCTTAGGCTTCGGTGCAGCTGCCGCAGCGATGCTTGGCGCCAGAAGAGGTGCGCGCATGGCACCGATGCCCAGGGGGCCGGTGCAAAATATGATTCGCGGCTTAAACCGCTGGATGGGGCGCCGGATGGGAACGACGCGGCTTGCCACAGCAGAATTCGCCGAAGAAATGGCTCCTTGGCGGCCGGGAGACGAAGAGAAAAAATAATGACGGTTGCCCCTTTGCTCAATCGGCCGGCAGCATGGCGCCTGCCGGCTTTTTCTTTTCATTTTAGCATGCCCTGCTTCGTTTTCCGTCTATGTATATTGGCTAAACTAACGCTGTAGGAAGGCGCTTTCTGCCGCAGCTTGGCGGAAGTATAGCGAAAGGGGGATGAAGAATGCCAAAACGGGTCATTCTGTTGATCATTGATTCATTAATGTATCCCGCCCTCGAGAAGGCGGTGAGCGAAGGGGTAGCTCCGGCTTTCCAGTTTTTTATGGAAAAAGGGGCGGTATATCCGAACGTAGTGACCGCCTTTCCGACGATGTCCGTCACGGTCGACAGTTCGCTTTTGACCGGAACGTATGCGGACATCCACCGGGTGCCTGGACTTGTTTGGTTTCATGACGAAGAGAAGCGGCTGATCAACTATGGAAGTCATGTGCGGGAGTTATGGAAACTTGGTCTTTTGCGGGCGCTTGATGATGTGGTCTACCGCTTGAATAACGAACATTTAAGCCAGAGCATCGCTACCATCCACGAGGAGCTGGCGGCCAAAGGGAAGGAAAGCGCCTCAATTAATGCCCTTTTGTATCGTGGAAATACGGATCATCCGCTTCGCCTGCCGGCGCTGCTTACGTTGTTCAAGCCATTTCGCAGCTGTCGGAAAACGAAAGGAACCTGTTTGTTTACATACGGATCATTTGCGCGGCTTGGCCCTTCAAACCAGAACGGCCACTTTTGGCAAAAGTATGGATTTAACAACCGTTTTTCCGCTCAAGAGCTCGTTCATCTCATCCGGGCAGACCGTTTGCCGCCTTTTACCATTGTCTATTTTCCGGATATGGACAAAATCGTCCATAAGCACGGACCAATGGATACAAAAGGAATCGCCCAAACGGACAAGCAGCTGCAAGCTATCCTGCACTGTTACCCGAGCTGGGAGGAAGCGCTTTACGACAAATGCTGGATCATCATGGGGGATAACGGGCAAGCACCGATCCGCGCCGACCGAAAGAAAGCGCTCATCGACTTGCGCCAGCTGCTTCGCTCATACAAAATTATGGCATTAAAATGCGGGGTGAAGGAAGACGATGAAATTGTGCTGGCGGTCAATGAGCGCATGGCCTTTATTTATACACTCAATTTGCACCGCGTTTCGCTGGCGAAGCTTGCCGAGACGCTGCGACAGGACGGTCGGATTGATGTCATCGCCTGGCTGGAGAAAGACGCGGCGCACGTCATTTCAGGCGTTCGGAGCGGAAAGCTCACGTTTCGGCCAAACGGGGTGCAAACGGATGAGTACGGGCAGCGATGGGATGTTCAAGGGGACCTAGGCGTGCTCGATTTGACAGCCAGCGGCGGGCGCATTTCGTACGGCGATTATCCCGACGCGTTGGCTCGGCTGTATAGTTCTTTGACGTCGCATCGCGGGACGTTTCTGATTGTCAGCGCCGCCCCGGGGTTTGAATTTATCGGTGAAGGGTCGCCGACCCATGTCGGCGGGGCGAGCCACGGCGCATTGCACCGCCACGATTCGCTCGTGCCGATGATCGTCGCCAGAACGGATTCAGCGCCGAAGCATTTGCGCGTCATCGACCTAAAAGAATGGATGTTGTCGCTGCTTGAAGGGGAAACTATGCAGGAAATCCGCGAGTCGGATGTGTGAACGTTTTGTCGGAAAATAATAAAATGGAGCGACCGGAAGTAGCGGGACGGTGTGTATCACCGTCTCATTTTTTATGGAAATTTAAGCGATCGTCTTCATTCCGTAGAACAGAAACGTGAATAGAGGAGGCAGATGGCCGGACGGTAGTGAGGGTGAAAGAATTGGTCGTCCTGGGCTGAGTTTTCTCATTCTCAGAAAGAATGAGGGTGGGAATGTTTCTGAAAAAAGAATGGTGTAAATTTTCATTTTTTTTTAGTTTTGTAATTGACAAACCGTTGTTAGTTTAATAGTATTATGTTAAACAGACGATATTAAACAAAACATAATAATCACAAAGAGGTGTCTGACGGATGCCGGCACGTAAGGAGGTACGCTGTTCATTTTGCGGTTCAGCGAATGTAGCGCCGTTATCGATGTTTGGAACCGCTCAGCTTGTGTCGCAATATTATTGCCATCAATGCAGGAGTGTGTTTGAGCGGGTGAGATGGAGAAACGATGCCAATGAGGAAGGGGAGACCATTGATGACGATCAAGAAGCATTATCCGCTGTTTATTAACGGCCAGTATGTTGAAAGCAGCAACGGTGAAGTGTTTGAAACGGTCAATCCGGCGACAGAAGAAGTGATTGCGACGGTCGCCAAGGCGACAAAAGCGGATGTGGACCGTGCTGTCGAAGCGGCGCGTACGGCATTTGAGTCGGGCAAATGGCCGAAAATGACGGCGGCAAAACGCGCGCGTTTGCTCAATCAAATCGCCAACCTCATGAGAGAGCGGTTCAACGATTTAGTGTATGCCGAAGTGCTAAATAGCGGCAAAACGGTCGATGCGGCGAAAGGGCAAATTATGCAGGCAATTGAGGATTTTGAATTTTACGCGGCCGCGGCGATTACGCTGCAGGGAGATACAAACCAAGTGCCGAACGGATTTTTCAACTATACGGTAAAAGAGCCGGTCGGCGTATGCGGCCAAATCATCCCGTGGAACTATCCGCTGATGATGGCAGCTTGGAAGATAGCTCCGGCATTGGCAGCGGGATGTACGGTCGTGTTAAAGCCGGCAAGCTACACGCCGATTACCGCTTATATGTTGGCGGAAATTTGCCAAGAGGCCGGGGTTCCCGATGGCGTCGTTAACGTGATTACAGGAAGCGGTTCCGAAATCGGCCCATATATGACCGAACATCCGGGGATTGATAAGGTGGCTTTCACCGGGGAGACAGAAACCGGCAAAGACATTATGCGGCGCGCCTCTGGGACGTTGAAACGGGTGACGCTCGAACTTGGCGGAAAATCGCCAAATATCGTGTTTGATGATTGCGATATAGAAGCGGCTGTCAACGGTTCACTTTACGGTATTTTTTACAATACAGGGCAGTCGTGTGAGGCACGCTCACGGCTGTTTGTCCACGAAGCCATTTACGACGAATTTATGGAGAAATTTATTGAAAAAGCTTCCCGCATCCGCGTCGGCAACCCGTTTGAAAAAGGGGTACATATGGGAGCGGTCATTTCGCGAAGCCATCAGCAAGTGATCGACGGCTATGTGAAGCTGGCGGTTGAGGAAGGCGGCGAAGTGCTGTACGGCGGAAAAGTTCCGGAAGGCGACGAGTTTGCGAAAGGCTACTGGTATATGCCGACGGTGATCGGAAACGTCACAAACGATATGCGCGTGGCGCAGGAAGAAATTTTCGGGCCGGTCGTCGTCGTCATGAAGTTTCGCGATGAGGAAGACGTCATCCGGCAGGCGAACGATACGATTTTCGGCTTAGGGTCGGCCGTATGGACGAAAGACCACGGAAGAGCCCATCGCGTCGCTTCGCGCATCCGGGCAGGGATTGTCATGATCAACTCGCCGATTTCCGCCTTCCCGGGCACGCCGTTTGGCGGGTACAAGCAGTCAGGATTTGGCCGTGAGCTGGCACTGGAAACGTTGAATTTGTACACCGAAACGAAGAGCGTCGTCTCTTATATCGGCAGCAAGCCGTTGAACCTGTTTGGCATTTAACAAGGCAGATTGATGCGCTCGGATCACCATAGCTGGGATAAGC
Proteins encoded in this region:
- a CDS encoding CapA family protein → MNLVVRRRNAALAFLLSLFLFSCSNVPERGAQEVLAARNGAVKTAAMHPPLPGPADKAAVALASAKRAAPNEVRITVSAAGDVTLGRDENYGYAYSFDDEAKRHGLRYFTKYIEPIFKNDDFTTVNLETTLTTATRKASKTFRFRGHPSYAKILTYGGIDAVNLANNHTYDYLQKGYEDTIANLKKEKVGYFGRTLRLMKTVKGIQIGALGYEGWSNTSTLRKQIAGDIRALRNQGADLVLVHFHWGVERSYVPNSTQKALGRFAIDSGADLVVGHHPHVVQGIEEYKGKFIVYSLGNFLFGGNKNPSDKDTFVFQQTFSFQNGKRTAKKEIRVIPFRISSVTIRNNYQPMPLTGKEANRVKGKIISLSAKMKKPTWTAYEVK
- a CDS encoding alkaline phosphatase family protein, which encodes MPKRVILLIIDSLMYPALEKAVSEGVAPAFQFFMEKGAVYPNVVTAFPTMSVTVDSSLLTGTYADIHRVPGLVWFHDEEKRLINYGSHVRELWKLGLLRALDDVVYRLNNEHLSQSIATIHEELAAKGKESASINALLYRGNTDHPLRLPALLTLFKPFRSCRKTKGTCLFTYGSFARLGPSNQNGHFWQKYGFNNRFSAQELVHLIRADRLPPFTIVYFPDMDKIVHKHGPMDTKGIAQTDKQLQAILHCYPSWEEALYDKCWIIMGDNGQAPIRADRKKALIDLRQLLRSYKIMALKCGVKEDDEIVLAVNERMAFIYTLNLHRVSLAKLAETLRQDGRIDVIAWLEKDAAHVISGVRSGKLTFRPNGVQTDEYGQRWDVQGDLGVLDLTASGGRISYGDYPDALARLYSSLTSHRGTFLIVSAAPGFEFIGEGSPTHVGGASHGALHRHDSLVPMIVARTDSAPKHLRVIDLKEWMLSLLEGETMQEIRESDV
- a CDS encoding processed acidic surface protein, which translates into the protein MKKVLPFALAASVAAASWPASAFAIERNDPALAQYLDEVNLTVEELENYLDYEGDTLDDFDGVDELRSELGEPLTEENLAQLLAKYGLTEEQLRQMLIDNGEIEADDAITDAFIFSDDLKEYIEFFKDYSIPITDETLADFLNERGMTKEELMALLSRHGESVNDYGSIGELSDMVDYYESLTPLTDETLNEFLQEIGMTKPQLEKLLARNDDSLDHYTTIEELSEAVVDYLLPDLDELGLTEAELEKLYSHFESLNMEDPQFAEKMEGIGRRLEAIGAYDFASITELSPAQIAEIADVWNDLLAAFQLEAKFYLTKDGEKKPLSLSALLAMESANGYDLLVEIYSTEGGLLADVVMNEEMFASDIFDEIGEDLQDAGQAAKIEKVVKPAPPKPLKRTEAGAKLPKTASPYATHMLFGLALIAAGAFLARFRRETEAN
- a CDS encoding aldehyde dehydrogenase family protein gives rise to the protein MTIKKHYPLFINGQYVESSNGEVFETVNPATEEVIATVAKATKADVDRAVEAARTAFESGKWPKMTAAKRARLLNQIANLMRERFNDLVYAEVLNSGKTVDAAKGQIMQAIEDFEFYAAAAITLQGDTNQVPNGFFNYTVKEPVGVCGQIIPWNYPLMMAAWKIAPALAAGCTVVLKPASYTPITAYMLAEICQEAGVPDGVVNVITGSGSEIGPYMTEHPGIDKVAFTGETETGKDIMRRASGTLKRVTLELGGKSPNIVFDDCDIEAAVNGSLYGIFYNTGQSCEARSRLFVHEAIYDEFMEKFIEKASRIRVGNPFEKGVHMGAVISRSHQQVIDGYVKLAVEEGGEVLYGGKVPEGDEFAKGYWYMPTVIGNVTNDMRVAQEEIFGPVVVVMKFRDEEDVIRQANDTIFGLGSAVWTKDHGRAHRVASRIRAGIVMINSPISAFPGTPFGGYKQSGFGRELALETLNLYTETKSVVSYIGSKPLNLFGI
- a CDS encoding class D sortase, with amino-acid sequence MNRRRMVRLFGAGLITAGVALVSVYGVKWKNSLEAVKPLPAKTEQQIGAIPVKAPAPLYPDRPKTGEQIGELIIPKLNASLPIYHGTDEDELEKGVGHYAGSVLPGEADNCVLAGHRDTVFRRLGEVGQGDILIVRTSAGTFTYNVRKVRIVDADDRTVIVPKPKATLTVSTCYPFRYIGSAPQRYVLIANLVNERS